A region from the Geobacillus vulcani PSS1 genome encodes:
- a CDS encoding FAD-binding oxidoreductase: MLSLAWIEELQAFLHPEQIKRNETFHPLGNDGAVTVYPQTEEEIAAVLRYADRHGKKVAIAGRGTKRGFGGQRAQADILLSLERYAGIVEHAAADMTVTVKAGTVFGELQRALAPYRQKVALDPFWPEEATIGGVIAANDSGPKRLGYGSARDSVIGLRVVYPDGTVIRSGGKVVKNVAGYDMNKLFIGAMGTLGVLSEITFKLRPLAKYESVVLLSFPSGDLHDVRSFAVSFLDTMMEPVCFELLNPALAERLTGRPVYTLVIGFEDVESAVHYQEQWVERLRPQTAEMAVFAGAEASAFWRTFYTVAPNGRLAPAENGVEAAVKIGVVNLDVLSVLRESALIADRCHVRLEAHGGLGHGLCQAYVRGGEKDVLTAIEELRQTAVRLGGYAVVKHLPFSLRQRIDVWGAKPSYFFLLEGIKRKVDPNKTVNDQRFIGGI, encoded by the coding sequence ATGCTTTCATTGGCATGGATTGAGGAGCTGCAGGCGTTTTTGCATCCGGAACAAATCAAACGGAATGAAACGTTCCATCCCCTTGGCAATGATGGGGCGGTGACGGTCTATCCACAAACAGAGGAAGAAATCGCTGCGGTGCTCCGCTATGCCGACCGCCATGGCAAAAAAGTCGCCATTGCCGGACGCGGCACAAAACGGGGGTTTGGCGGGCAGCGGGCGCAGGCGGACATCTTACTGTCGTTGGAACGCTATGCCGGCATTGTCGAACACGCGGCCGCCGATATGACGGTCACGGTCAAAGCAGGAACGGTGTTTGGCGAGTTGCAGCGCGCGCTCGCTCCGTATCGGCAAAAGGTCGCCTTGGACCCGTTTTGGCCGGAGGAAGCGACGATCGGCGGGGTCATTGCCGCGAACGACAGCGGTCCGAAGCGGCTCGGCTATGGGTCAGCGCGCGATTCGGTCATCGGGCTGCGCGTCGTCTATCCGGACGGCACGGTCATCCGTTCTGGCGGCAAAGTGGTGAAAAACGTCGCCGGTTATGACATGAACAAACTGTTTATCGGGGCGATGGGGACGCTCGGCGTGCTGAGCGAGATTACGTTCAAGCTCCGGCCGCTGGCGAAATATGAAAGCGTTGTGCTGTTGTCGTTCCCAAGCGGCGATCTTCATGACGTTCGCTCGTTCGCCGTTTCGTTCCTTGATACGATGATGGAGCCGGTTTGTTTTGAACTGCTCAACCCGGCGCTTGCCGAGCGGCTGACAGGACGACCGGTTTATACGCTTGTGATCGGGTTTGAAGATGTGGAAAGCGCCGTTCATTATCAAGAGCAGTGGGTCGAACGCCTGCGGCCGCAAACAGCGGAAATGGCCGTTTTCGCCGGCGCGGAGGCTTCCGCCTTTTGGCGGACGTTTTATACCGTGGCGCCAAACGGGCGTCTGGCGCCGGCAGAAAACGGTGTGGAAGCGGCAGTGAAAATCGGGGTTGTCAACTTGGATGTGCTCTCTGTCTTGCGAGAAAGCGCTTTAATTGCGGACCGCTGCCATGTCCGCCTCGAAGCGCACGGCGGTTTGGGCCATGGGCTTTGTCAGGCGTACGTGCGCGGCGGCGAAAAGGACGTGTTGACGGCGATCGAGGAGCTGCGTCAAACGGCAGTTCGCCTCGGCGGCTACGCGGTGGTGAAACATTTGCCGTTTTCGCTGCGCCAGCGCATCGATGTCTGGGGCGCCAAGCCATCGTACTTTTTCTTGCTTGAGGGCATCAAACGGAAAGTCGATCCAAACAAAACGGTCAACGATCAGCGCTTTATTGGGGGGATTTAA
- a CDS encoding NAD(P)-dependent oxidoreductase, giving the protein MTRVGFIGLGVMGSRMARCLLEAGFNVTVYNRTPEKAVPLVNLGARQAATVAELAGGADVICTCLSMPDDVINVYTGEGGILDAARPGTVCLDFTTVGPKTSRLVAERARQRGVAYLDAPVSGGPEGAEQGTLTMMVGGDQAAWEQVRPLLGALGKTVEYLGESGAGSAAKAINQYLVAVHSVAAAEAMVAGVAYGLDAGKLYRLLKESYGDSRMLRRHMEQFVLPRRFTPGGAVKYVHKDVRLANELMDEIGLGRRLGIPAEEAFAEAIAAGLADLDMSAVIQLLEQRVGVVVKETE; this is encoded by the coding sequence ATGACACGCGTCGGCTTTATCGGCTTGGGCGTGATGGGCTCGCGCATGGCCAGATGCCTGCTGGAAGCGGGATTCAATGTCACGGTGTACAACCGTACGCCAGAAAAAGCGGTTCCGCTTGTCAACCTTGGCGCCCGACAGGCGGCGACAGTGGCAGAACTGGCCGGCGGGGCGGATGTCATTTGCACATGCTTATCGATGCCGGATGATGTCATCAATGTCTATACAGGGGAAGGCGGCATTCTCGATGCGGCCCGTCCGGGAACGGTTTGCCTCGATTTTACAACCGTCGGCCCAAAGACGAGCCGGCTTGTGGCCGAACGGGCCCGTCAGCGCGGCGTCGCCTATTTGGATGCGCCGGTCAGCGGCGGGCCGGAAGGGGCGGAACAAGGAACGCTCACGATGATGGTCGGCGGCGATCAAGCGGCGTGGGAGCAGGTGCGCCCGCTGCTTGGCGCGTTGGGAAAAACGGTCGAATATTTAGGAGAAAGCGGCGCCGGCAGCGCAGCCAAAGCGATCAACCAGTACTTAGTCGCCGTCCATTCGGTCGCCGCGGCGGAAGCGATGGTCGCCGGCGTCGCTTACGGGCTCGACGCCGGGAAGCTGTATCGCCTATTAAAAGAAAGCTACGGAGACAGCCGGATGCTGCGCCGCCATATGGAGCAGTTCGTGCTGCCTCGTCGATTCACTCCTGGCGGGGCGGTGAAATACGTACATAAAGACGTGCGCTTGGCGAACGAGTTGATGGATGAAATCGGCCTCGGCCGCCGGCTCGGCATTCCAGCAGAAGAAGCGTTTGCCGAAGCCATCGCCGCCGGACTGGCCGATTTGGATATGTCAGCCGTCATCCAGCTGCTCGAGCAGCGGGTTGGAGTGGTGGTGAAAGAGACAGAATGA